The segment GTTAAATACAAGGGAGAATCGATATACAAGGACGCCGTAATTAGTACGACATCCTTTTATCCTGCGAAAGTTTTAGGTGGCGCCGGGGATGGCGGAGCCGTCTTTACGAATAACGAGGAGCTCGGCGCGAAAGTTCGTATGCTGGCAAATCATGGAAGGACCTCGCATTACGGTTACGGCGACGTGGGCTGGAACTCACGCATGGATACTTTACAGGCGGGTTTTCTAAACTTGAGCTTACCCTTCTTGGATGCCCGAATCGCATCTAGGAGAAAGGCCGCAGATAAATATTACGAGGTCCTACCCGGATTAGGCGTAAACGTAATACGTCCTCCGAAAGACTTTTTTGAAAACGGTTATTGTAATGTGACTTTGTTCGATCCGTCCGAACGACCTAAAATTCAGGATGTCTTAAAAGCAAAAGGAATCGGTTTTGGTAATATTTATCCGGGAGCTATGAGCGACCAGGAAGGCGCTAAACCGTATATCAAAGGTAGATTCGGAAAAGAGCATAGAACGGGACGAATCTGTTCCTCCGTCTTGAATTTCCCTTTATTCCCATATATGACCGATTCGGAACTCGAGGAAGTATTTTCCGCGATTCGGGAATATAAAAAATAAATTGATTCGATTCTGATGCAGATCGATTTTTTTATATCTTAATTTTTAAAATCGACCGCTAATCCTGCATACAGGACTTAGCGGTTTTTTATTACCCGAATCGAATCCGATTTTAAATTCATTTTTAGACATATTGTCAATAAATTTTCGTATTCAAAAAGATTCGGAGGATCGTCGTTACCTATTAAAATTCTTGAAAATAAGAGAGAAGTATATAATATTTAGTTTCTTTTAGCGAGTCATCACTCTTGTAATATTTCGCTGGAGACTCCATTTGCACTCGAATCCTGATTTTAGACTGCTCTTCGAATCCATCCCCG is part of the Leptospira broomii serovar Hurstbridge str. 5399 genome and harbors:
- a CDS encoding DegT/DnrJ/EryC1/StrS family aminotransferase, with the protein product MGVPFIDIKRFEPGLLDSWEEKVKTLSKNASFIGGDEVSTLEKNLAAATGTKFSVACANGTDALQLALRALGVGKGDTVLIPDSTFWATFEAVVNVGANPATVDTNPVDLQMDFEEFKKALEEVKPKAAIIVHLYGWGSSRLEDFRTLCKSKEIPLLEDGAQCFGVKYKGESIYKDAVISTTSFYPAKVLGGAGDGGAVFTNNEELGAKVRMLANHGRTSHYGYGDVGWNSRMDTLQAGFLNLSLPFLDARIASRRKAADKYYEVLPGLGVNVIRPPKDFFENGYCNVTLFDPSERPKIQDVLKAKGIGFGNIYPGAMSDQEGAKPYIKGRFGKEHRTGRICSSVLNFPLFPYMTDSELEEVFSAIREYKK